A single window of Desulfovibrio sp. JC010 DNA harbors:
- a CDS encoding helix-turn-helix domain-containing protein, whose protein sequence is MDLKELGSRLKEERERQGLTIEQIMEITKVSRVNINAIESGDRDEFPHEVYAKGFIKNYAKALGLDADEIGEDFSRIMSSGITEIGTEPEEITQPEYGPGPKKSPVGTIFLILILAGIVGGLVYYLHDNSFFAAKSGDSTEVAVVEEMVEEAPAAPTAETAAPVVEKKAEAVEAEPVPAEPEIVAEEKVEVKPEEVIETVAENPAVEEAPAAAPVKNLVVVTAKPGEACWLEAVVDGEAKEYVLQEGDALSLPYKEDLKVKLGNGGGVEIVSDGQPFKFDAPKGKVKKLEFPAAQ, encoded by the coding sequence ATGGATTTGAAAGAGCTAGGTTCCCGGTTAAAAGAGGAAAGAGAGCGGCAGGGACTGACTATTGAACAGATCATGGAGATTACTAAAGTCAGCCGAGTCAACATTAATGCCATTGAAAGCGGTGACCGGGATGAGTTCCCCCACGAAGTTTATGCCAAAGGTTTTATTAAAAATTACGCCAAAGCTCTTGGGCTTGACGCAGATGAGATAGGTGAAGACTTTTCCCGGATCATGTCTTCCGGAATTACCGAGATCGGAACGGAGCCGGAAGAGATAACCCAGCCTGAATATGGTCCGGGACCGAAAAAAAGTCCGGTTGGTACTATTTTTCTTATTTTGATTTTGGCTGGAATTGTCGGTGGTCTTGTTTATTACCTGCACGATAATTCCTTTTTCGCTGCCAAATCAGGTGATAGCACTGAGGTTGCGGTTGTTGAAGAGATGGTAGAGGAAGCTCCTGCTGCACCGACTGCTGAGACCGCCGCTCCGGTTGTGGAAAAAAAAGCTGAAGCAGTAGAAGCTGAGCCTGTTCCCGCTGAACCGGAAATTGTTGCTGAAGAAAAAGTCGAAGTCAAACCTGAAGAAGTGATTGAAACCGTAGCGGAAAATCCTGCAGTGGAAGAAGCACCCGCAGCTGCTCCGGTTAAAAATCTGGTAGTTGTCACTGCAAAGCCCGGTGAAGCCTGTTGGCTGGAAGCTGTGGTTGACGGTGAAGCCAAAGAATATGTTCTCCAGGAAGGTGATGCCCTTTCTCTTCCTTACAAGGAAGATCTGAAGGTTAAGCTTGGCAATGGCGGCGGTGTCGAAATTGTTTCCGACGGTCAGCCTTTCAAGTTTGACGCGCCCAAGGGCAAGGTTAAGAAACTGGAATTTCCCGCTGCCCAGTAG
- a CDS encoding SurA N-terminal domain-containing protein has product MKRFIVGVLVSITICSASIACAEEKVVDGIVAVVNGEVVTMYELNSKLAPIMKQFDGRELSAVEVEQLKKVRKQLLDRLINEIIIDQESKRLKVDVSDQDIEGEVKAIKEKSNLTDEEFERQLELQKTTLDQFKEKIGKDIRKHRLLSYKIKNKVVVTDEEIKAAWNSTRTDQGEVAKSVHLKLILFPSTTSADEIREQILAGEISFEDAADKYTTGPGMGSGGDLGVLEWDDLAMTWHEALEGLKPGDVSKSFDVQDLKALLKLDSYVNTEEASFEDSKQEIYDRLYRQKQDDLFADYIKKLREKAVIELK; this is encoded by the coding sequence TTGAAACGCTTTATTGTCGGTGTGCTGGTCAGTATTACCATTTGTTCCGCTTCCATTGCCTGTGCAGAAGAAAAGGTTGTTGATGGTATTGTTGCCGTTGTAAACGGTGAAGTAGTTACTATGTATGAACTTAATAGCAAGCTTGCTCCCATCATGAAGCAATTTGATGGAAGAGAATTGTCTGCTGTTGAGGTGGAACAACTTAAAAAAGTACGCAAGCAGTTGCTTGACCGTTTGATCAACGAAATCATTATTGATCAGGAAAGTAAACGGCTTAAAGTTGATGTGTCTGATCAGGACATTGAAGGTGAAGTAAAGGCAATCAAGGAAAAAAGTAACCTTACTGATGAAGAATTTGAACGCCAGCTTGAGCTTCAGAAGACAACTCTTGATCAATTTAAAGAAAAAATAGGGAAGGATATCCGTAAACACCGCCTTCTTTCCTATAAAATCAAGAACAAAGTCGTTGTTACCGATGAGGAAATAAAAGCAGCATGGAACAGCACTCGCACGGATCAGGGTGAAGTTGCCAAAAGCGTGCATCTCAAGCTTATTCTCTTCCCTTCGACAACATCTGCAGATGAGATTCGGGAACAGATTCTTGCTGGAGAAATAAGTTTTGAAGATGCAGCGGACAAATATACCACCGGCCCCGGTATGGGCAGCGGCGGTGATCTCGGCGTTCTGGAATGGGACGACCTTGCCATGACATGGCATGAGGCCCTTGAAGGACTTAAGCCCGGTGATGTAAGTAAATCTTTTGACGTACAGGATTTAAAAGCACTGCTTAAGCTGGATTCTTATGTCAATACGGAAGAAGCTTCATTTGAAGATAGTAAACAGGAAATTTATGATCGGCTTTATCGTCAGAAACAGGACGATCTGTTCGCTGATTATATCAAAAAGCTCAGGGAAAAAGCTGTTATTGAGCTTAAATAA
- a CDS encoding SurA N-terminal domain-containing protein — MKKILIAVLLGCFLLSGCQNKSEDPGIIARVNGKPIYLAQLEYKYDLTHEGNGGFVPSVEQVRAEYGQILGDLIVQELVSQELEEREIPVSDKEMKEAEDEVRSDYPDDSFEQILIEEYIDINAWRSQLKYQLAMDKFYSDILRPEIKIDYKEAEQYYRTHLSDFYMPAGFRFVMIKGLSKDLVLKGVELYREGLSPAAISAKLRKVSVQEIWIRSGQVPAGWKTFVENLEAGEATSVITQKKEFLCLILKEKKKATLLTPLQAYPMVEKVLLEKMLQEKFEAWLKNKMATSKIKISKDLLPEIENSGPDTDPQEAAKVE; from the coding sequence ATGAAAAAGATACTCATCGCTGTTCTGCTGGGCTGTTTTCTATTGAGTGGTTGCCAGAATAAAAGTGAAGATCCGGGGATTATCGCCCGTGTAAATGGTAAACCCATTTATCTGGCCCAGCTTGAATACAAATATGATCTGACCCACGAAGGAAATGGCGGTTTTGTTCCGTCTGTTGAGCAGGTCCGGGCAGAGTACGGACAGATTCTTGGCGATCTCATTGTACAGGAACTGGTTTCGCAGGAATTGGAAGAACGTGAAATTCCTGTTTCCGACAAGGAAATGAAAGAGGCCGAAGACGAAGTGCGTTCCGACTACCCTGATGATTCTTTTGAACAGATTCTCATTGAAGAATATATCGACATAAACGCATGGCGTTCCCAGTTGAAATACCAGCTGGCCATGGATAAATTCTACAGCGACATTCTGCGTCCTGAAATCAAAATTGATTACAAGGAAGCAGAGCAGTATTACCGGACCCACCTCTCTGATTTTTATATGCCTGCGGGCTTCCGTTTCGTAATGATAAAAGGACTGAGCAAAGATCTTGTGCTCAAAGGCGTTGAACTATACCGCGAAGGACTTTCACCCGCTGCTATTTCTGCAAAATTACGTAAGGTGTCCGTTCAGGAAATATGGATCAGAAGCGGACAGGTTCCTGCCGGCTGGAAAACTTTTGTGGAAAATCTGGAAGCCGGGGAAGCTACTTCTGTAATTACTCAGAAAAAAGAATTCCTGTGCCTGATTCTAAAGGAAAAGAAAAAGGCAACTCTGCTCACACCATTACAGGCTTATCCCATGGTGGAGAAGGTTCTGCTTGAAAAAATGCTGCAGGAAAAGTTTGAAGCATGGTTGAAAAACAAGATGGCGACCTCAAAAATTAAAATCAGCAAAGATCTGTTGCCTGAAATTGAAAATTCAGGGCCGGATACTGATCCGCAGGAAGCAGCAAAAGTTGAATAG
- the mfd gene encoding transcription-repair coupling factor, producing MSLPARLSAFASGSGDNLRIFKSGHGTQAFTAHNLHSRGESVVLVAPGAREYSELKALLTLFSRNDLENKGKVVPAWERDWVFLPPYLSKNPAASDWAERWAALHALTRGGKQSVLMTADNLLPKWPSPAVLENNYIVLAKGEEMDPELLMEQAVTWGYTRTKLVSGYGEMSMRGDILDIYAPGYDLPVRLEFFGDILEEIRVFDPGSQRSKADLDEVTLLPVAPAMLSGNNVDEAEALWSQLKKTGEISSEGYTRLLEKAENADGMIWPGLFYPEAVDLKQFFPQKSVYVLSSASNLRSKLQDQEHGWKTFLQDKSAHNGCKWPMHVICWNEEKARATWQGERQIVYEDLVIGREKDGVDLSERAISAFTDIFWKPEQIKRPWAALVAALKEWKTERFQAVLSFRTERSRKKFLSLIEPEQLTISTEYSPLNKGIYALVSPLRQGMELEWNQTVILGEDVIQPQAAKGTRSRDKAFEGMTSYEDLLLDDLLVHRDYGLSRFGGLHHMNVGDVANDYLLLFFDSEDKLYVPVDRLNLVQKFKGPEGTCPVLDKLGGARWAKTREKARKAIEKIAGELVEMYAYRKIAKGYAYGPLDEMYWEFESTFGFEETPDQEKAIQDVFRDMESPEPMDRLVCGDVGFGKTEVALRAAFRAVLDGKQVVLLCPTTVLAEQHYQTFVQRMEGFPVTVGMLSRFVTKTRQKRVLEEMASGELDILIGTHRVLSKDVEAPNLGLLILDEEQRFGVRHKERIKEMRKNIDALTLTATPIPRTLQLSLSGVRSLSTIETPPVDRKPVETALIEREDDMLASVVARELERGGQVFWVHNRVQGLERVVEYVKKLAPDAKIGMAHGQMTEKNLEETIHKFWHKELDILVATAIIESGLDFPNANTLIVDQAQMFGLGQLYQLRGRVGRSTRQAYAYFVVSSLDSLSEKAKRRMQIILQLDYLGAGFKVAMEDLRLRGAGNILGEVQSGQMAKVGLDLFLEMLDEEVRRIKGDDSRTVSDPEMNFVFKAHLPEDFVPDARERLRYYRALSSAESEAGIEELAAEIKDRFGHFPEEVENFLSVLYLKRTLAKLGVVRADLFPTRVILTWMENNNPVDPAKLISWIGEQSDKARLKPPAALEVRLDQSLSISQGLDSICKKLEPLL from the coding sequence TTGTCCTTACCAGCCCGACTTTCCGCTTTCGCTTCCGGAAGCGGTGATAACTTGCGTATTTTTAAAAGCGGCCACGGCACGCAGGCTTTCACTGCCCACAACCTTCATTCACGGGGTGAGTCTGTGGTGCTTGTTGCACCGGGGGCACGTGAATATTCCGAACTCAAGGCTTTGCTGACCCTTTTCAGCCGCAATGATCTTGAGAACAAAGGCAAGGTGGTTCCGGCGTGGGAACGCGATTGGGTTTTCCTTCCGCCATATCTGAGCAAAAATCCCGCTGCTTCTGATTGGGCTGAACGCTGGGCCGCACTGCACGCGCTTACCCGTGGCGGCAAGCAGTCCGTACTGATGACTGCGGATAATCTGCTTCCTAAATGGCCGTCTCCGGCAGTTCTGGAAAACAACTATATAGTCCTTGCCAAAGGCGAGGAAATGGACCCGGAGCTGCTCATGGAACAGGCGGTTACATGGGGTTACACAAGGACCAAATTGGTTTCCGGGTACGGTGAGATGTCCATGCGCGGGGATATCCTCGATATCTATGCTCCCGGCTACGACCTTCCGGTACGTCTTGAGTTTTTCGGGGATATCTTGGAGGAAATCCGTGTTTTTGATCCGGGGTCCCAGCGGTCCAAGGCTGATCTTGATGAAGTGACCCTCCTGCCCGTAGCTCCGGCCATGCTCTCCGGAAATAATGTGGATGAAGCTGAAGCGCTCTGGTCGCAACTTAAGAAAACCGGGGAGATTTCATCAGAAGGGTATACCCGCCTGCTTGAAAAGGCAGAAAATGCTGACGGCATGATCTGGCCGGGATTGTTTTACCCTGAAGCCGTGGATCTCAAACAATTCTTTCCGCAAAAATCCGTCTACGTGCTTTCATCCGCTTCCAACCTGCGTTCTAAATTACAGGATCAGGAGCACGGCTGGAAAACTTTTCTGCAGGATAAATCCGCTCACAACGGCTGCAAGTGGCCCATGCACGTAATCTGCTGGAATGAAGAAAAAGCCCGCGCCACATGGCAGGGTGAACGGCAGATCGTATATGAAGATCTGGTCATCGGTCGCGAAAAGGACGGGGTTGATCTTTCCGAGCGCGCAATTTCAGCTTTCACGGATATTTTCTGGAAACCGGAGCAGATCAAGCGTCCGTGGGCAGCGTTGGTTGCGGCTTTAAAAGAATGGAAGACAGAGCGGTTTCAGGCCGTGCTCAGTTTCCGCACTGAACGTTCGCGCAAGAAATTTTTATCCCTTATCGAGCCGGAACAACTGACCATTTCCACTGAATATTCCCCTCTGAACAAAGGCATTTACGCTCTTGTTTCTCCGCTGCGGCAGGGTATGGAACTGGAATGGAATCAGACGGTAATCCTCGGTGAAGATGTTATTCAGCCGCAGGCCGCCAAGGGCACACGCAGCCGCGATAAAGCCTTTGAGGGCATGACCAGTTATGAGGACCTGCTCCTCGATGACCTGCTGGTGCATCGTGATTACGGACTTTCCCGATTCGGCGGGCTGCATCACATGAATGTGGGCGATGTGGCCAACGATTACCTGCTGCTCTTTTTTGATTCCGAGGACAAACTTTACGTTCCCGTGGACCGCTTGAATCTGGTCCAGAAATTTAAGGGGCCTGAAGGCACATGTCCGGTTCTGGATAAACTGGGCGGTGCCCGCTGGGCCAAGACCCGTGAAAAAGCCCGCAAGGCCATTGAAAAGATCGCCGGGGAACTGGTGGAGATGTATGCCTACCGTAAGATTGCCAAAGGGTATGCCTACGGTCCGCTGGATGAAATGTATTGGGAATTCGAATCTACTTTCGGGTTCGAGGAAACCCCGGATCAGGAAAAAGCCATTCAGGATGTTTTTCGCGATATGGAAAGCCCGGAACCCATGGACCGTCTTGTTTGCGGTGATGTTGGTTTCGGTAAGACCGAAGTTGCCTTGCGTGCGGCTTTTCGGGCAGTGCTTGACGGCAAACAGGTGGTTCTGCTTTGCCCCACGACCGTGCTTGCGGAGCAGCATTACCAGACTTTTGTGCAGCGCATGGAAGGTTTTCCGGTCACTGTGGGTATGCTCAGCCGTTTTGTGACCAAAACCCGCCAGAAGAGAGTGCTGGAAGAAATGGCTTCCGGTGAACTTGATATTTTGATTGGGACCCACCGGGTGCTTTCCAAAGATGTGGAAGCTCCCAATCTCGGTCTGTTGATTCTTGACGAGGAACAGCGTTTCGGTGTCCGCCATAAAGAGCGTATCAAGGAAATGCGCAAGAACATTGATGCCTTGACCTTGACCGCAACACCCATTCCCCGCACATTGCAGCTTTCCCTTTCCGGGGTGCGCAGCCTGAGCACCATTGAAACTCCTCCTGTGGACCGCAAGCCAGTTGAAACCGCATTGATCGAACGGGAAGACGACATGCTTGCTTCTGTGGTTGCCCGTGAACTTGAACGCGGGGGACAGGTTTTCTGGGTCCACAACCGGGTACAGGGACTTGAGAGGGTGGTTGAATACGTCAAGAAGCTTGCCCCGGATGCCAAAATCGGTATGGCCCACGGCCAGATGACCGAGAAAAACCTTGAAGAGACCATCCATAAATTCTGGCACAAGGAACTTGATATTCTGGTTGCTACAGCCATCATTGAATCCGGTCTGGACTTCCCCAATGCCAACACCCTGATTGTGGATCAGGCCCAGATGTTCGGGCTTGGTCAGCTTTACCAGCTTCGCGGCAGGGTGGGGCGCAGCACCCGTCAGGCTTATGCTTATTTTGTGGTATCCTCGCTGGATTCCCTTTCGGAAAAAGCCAAGCGCAGGATGCAGATTATCCTGCAGCTTGATTACCTGGGTGCCGGGTTCAAGGTTGCCATGGAAGACCTGCGTCTGCGCGGGGCCGGGAACATTCTCGGTGAGGTTCAGTCCGGGCAGATGGCGAAAGTTGGCCTTGATCTATTTCTTGAAATGCTTGACGAAGAAGTACGCAGGATCAAAGGCGATGACTCAAGAACAGTCAGTGATCCTGAGATGAATTTTGTGTTCAAGGCTCATCTGCCGGAAGATTTTGTTCCTGACGCAAGGGAGCGTTTGCGTTATTACCGCGCTCTTTCCTCTGCTGAAAGCGAAGCCGGAATCGAAGAACTGGCAGCTGAAATCAAGGACCGTTTCGGACATTTTCCTGAAGAGGTGGAAAACTTTCTTTCTGTCCTCTATCTTAAACGGACACTCGCCAAGCTGGGCGTTGTGCGGGCGGATCTGTTCCCCACCCGGGTTATTCTGACCTGGATGGAAAACAATAATCCGGTCGATCCGGCAAAACTTATCTCATGGATTGGTGAGCAGAGCGACAAGGCCAGACTCAAGCCCCCGGCAGCCCTTGAAGTTCGTCTTGACCAGAGCCTTTCCATTTCTCAAGGCCTTGATTCTATATGCAAAAAACTTGAACCGCTACTTTAA
- a CDS encoding chemotaxis protein CheW produces MEEGKKITLDAELIQLVTFSIGEEEFGVDILKVQEIIRTMEITKVPRAPQFVEGVINLRGKVIPIIDLRSKFGLQFREHDQHTRIIVIEINDMIVGFVVDSVSEVLRIPASTVEPPPPVVSGLESEYISGVGKLEDRLLILLDLNRLLSSEEQEQLAQV; encoded by the coding sequence ATGGAAGAAGGTAAGAAGATTACGCTTGATGCGGAACTGATTCAGCTGGTTACCTTCAGTATCGGTGAAGAGGAATTCGGCGTTGATATTCTCAAGGTTCAGGAAATTATCAGAACCATGGAAATTACCAAGGTTCCCAGAGCTCCGCAATTTGTCGAGGGTGTAATCAACCTTCGCGGTAAGGTTATCCCCATTATCGATCTCAGAAGCAAGTTCGGCCTGCAGTTCCGTGAACACGATCAGCATACAAGAATTATCGTAATTGAAATAAATGATATGATTGTGGGTTTTGTTGTGGATTCCGTTTCCGAGGTCCTCAGAATTCCCGCGTCCACCGTTGAACCGCCGCCGCCTGTTGTTTCCGGTCTTGAATCCGAATATATCAGCGGAGTCGGTAAACTTGAAGACAGACTGCTTATCCTGCTCGACCTGAACAGACTCCTGTCCAGCGAAGAACAGGAACAGCTGGCTCAGGTTTAG
- a CDS encoding UDP-glucose/GDP-mannose dehydrogenase family protein, translating to MNICIVGTGYVGLVSAACFAEMGNHVWCVDVNPDVVETLKQGEVHIFEPGLDVLVKRNYEDGRLFFTTDLKEGLAKAKMVFICVGTPCGADGSCDLSYVETVARQVGQNMTEPKIIVDKSTVPVGTADKVRATIQEELDKRGLDIEFDVASNPEFLKEGDAVSDFMKPDRVVVGSENEETRKQFETLYAPYARSREKLIFMGTRSAEMTKYAANCMLATKISFINEMAGICEKVGANVREVRLGIGSDHRIGYYFIYPGVGYGGSCFPKDVKALINTAKEVGAQPELIEAVDSVNNRQKKMLSSKILDYFEPQGGVKGKTLAMWGLAFKANTDDMRESSALSIIEELTAAGMKIKAFDPVAHKKAAEILRDNDLVEIVHSQYDVLEDADALAVVTDWNQFRNPDFDKVKDSLNAPLVFDGRNLYDPAYLGSCGFAYFSVGRRPIGVEG from the coding sequence ATGAACATTTGTATTGTTGGGACCGGATATGTGGGTCTGGTCAGCGCGGCTTGTTTTGCTGAAATGGGTAACCATGTCTGGTGCGTGGATGTTAACCCCGATGTAGTTGAAACCCTGAAGCAGGGTGAAGTTCATATTTTTGAACCCGGTCTTGATGTGCTTGTTAAGCGCAACTACGAAGACGGAAGACTTTTCTTCACCACCGACCTTAAAGAAGGGCTGGCCAAAGCCAAAATGGTTTTCATCTGCGTGGGAACTCCCTGCGGAGCAGACGGAAGCTGCGACCTGAGCTATGTGGAGACTGTAGCCCGTCAGGTCGGCCAGAATATGACTGAGCCGAAAATTATTGTTGATAAATCCACCGTTCCTGTAGGAACCGCCGATAAAGTCCGGGCAACCATTCAGGAAGAACTGGATAAACGCGGTCTTGATATTGAGTTCGATGTTGCTTCCAACCCTGAATTCCTCAAGGAAGGGGATGCGGTAAGCGATTTCATGAAGCCTGACCGTGTTGTTGTCGGTTCTGAAAACGAAGAGACCCGCAAACAGTTCGAGACTCTTTATGCCCCTTACGCCCGCAGCCGTGAAAAACTTATCTTCATGGGCACCAGAAGTGCGGAAATGACCAAATATGCTGCCAACTGCATGTTGGCAACCAAGATTTCCTTTATCAACGAAATGGCCGGTATCTGCGAAAAAGTGGGTGCCAACGTTCGTGAGGTGCGTCTGGGTATCGGTTCCGATCACCGCATCGGCTACTATTTTATCTACCCCGGTGTAGGTTACGGCGGATCATGCTTTCCTAAAGATGTAAAGGCCCTGATCAACACCGCCAAGGAAGTGGGCGCACAGCCGGAACTCATCGAAGCGGTAGATTCTGTAAACAACCGCCAGAAGAAAATGCTTTCCAGTAAAATTCTGGATTACTTTGAGCCTCAGGGCGGAGTTAAAGGAAAAACCCTTGCAATGTGGGGACTTGCCTTTAAAGCAAATACCGATGACATGCGCGAATCTTCTGCTCTTTCCATTATTGAAGAATTGACTGCCGCCGGTATGAAAATTAAAGCATTCGATCCTGTCGCCCATAAAAAGGCAGCAGAAATTCTGCGTGATAATGATCTGGTGGAGATTGTCCACAGCCAGTACGATGTGCTGGAAGATGCAGACGCACTTGCTGTTGTTACCGACTGGAACCAGTTCAGGAACCCCGATTTTGACAAGGTCAAGGATTCCCTTAATGCACCGCTCGTCTTTGACGGCAGAAACCTTTACGACCCTGCTTATCTTGGAAGTTGCGGATTCGCATATTTCAGTGTGGGTCGCCGTCCGATCGGAGTAGAGGGTTAG
- a CDS encoding pyridoxine 5'-phosphate synthase, with protein MPLLCVNVDHVATIRQARQGIEPDPVTAAAMCELAGAAGIIMHLREDRRHVQDRDIDLISKTIQTDFHFEMAATDEMQRIALDIVPATVCLVPEKREELTTEGGLNCIGQEKRLIEYLAPLHEKGVGSSLFIDADPEQINAAKAIGAEYIEIHTGHFADATNRTEQKAELDRIINGIEMAQDLGLKVNLGHGLNYVNILDFADVPGICEYSIGHSIMSRAIYVGIDRAVRDMVEIIRNFAD; from the coding sequence ATGCCCCTCTTATGCGTCAATGTCGATCATGTCGCCACTATCAGACAGGCCCGTCAGGGAATCGAGCCCGATCCCGTAACCGCAGCAGCCATGTGCGAACTGGCCGGTGCCGCAGGAATCATCATGCACCTGCGAGAAGACCGCCGCCACGTGCAGGACCGGGATATCGACCTGATCAGCAAAACCATCCAGACCGACTTTCATTTTGAGATGGCCGCTACCGATGAAATGCAGCGTATCGCGCTGGATATCGTCCCGGCCACAGTCTGCCTTGTTCCGGAAAAACGTGAGGAACTGACCACCGAAGGCGGCCTGAACTGCATCGGACAGGAAAAACGGCTCATCGAATACCTCGCTCCCCTGCATGAAAAAGGCGTCGGTTCCAGCCTGTTCATTGATGCCGATCCCGAACAGATCAATGCAGCCAAAGCCATCGGTGCCGAATACATCGAAATCCACACCGGACATTTCGCCGATGCCACCAACCGCACCGAGCAAAAAGCAGAGCTGGACCGCATCATCAACGGTATCGAGATGGCGCAGGATCTCGGCCTGAAGGTCAATCTCGGTCATGGCCTGAACTACGTAAACATCCTTGATTTCGCCGACGTGCCCGGTATCTGCGAATACTCCATCGGTCATTCCATCATGTCCCGCGCAATTTACGTGGGCATTGATCGCGCAGTGCGTGACATGGTTGAAATCATTAGAAACTTCGCTGATTAA
- a CDS encoding holo-[acyl-carrier-protein] synthase encodes MIIGLGIDITELDRIKRSLDKYGERFAEKILTPAELELIPAKNPVPYVAARFAAKEAAVKALGTGFAEGITFHTIEITRMESGAPQLTFLGKALERSKMMGVESNHISITHGRDTAAAVVVLEK; translated from the coding sequence ATGATCATCGGACTGGGCATAGATATTACCGAACTCGACCGCATCAAGCGTTCGCTGGACAAATACGGCGAACGCTTTGCGGAAAAGATACTCACTCCCGCAGAACTGGAACTAATCCCTGCGAAGAACCCCGTGCCCTACGTCGCTGCCCGCTTCGCTGCCAAAGAAGCAGCCGTAAAAGCACTGGGAACCGGGTTTGCCGAGGGAATCACATTCCATACTATTGAAATCACCCGCATGGAATCCGGCGCGCCGCAGCTAACTTTTCTCGGCAAAGCCTTAGAACGCAGCAAGATGATGGGAGTCGAAAGTAATCACATTTCTATAACTCACGGACGCGACACAGCAGCAGCCGTTGTTGTGCTCGAAAAATAA
- a CDS encoding NAD(P)H-hydrate dehydratase gives MFTPLPTPKEMSNWDRVTINEIGIKGEILMENAGREAVFALLKGYGDVYGKKILIIAGSGNNGGDGFVMGRMLADMGAEVLIMHTAPKGKYKGDAAYMLKVAARLGVNMKFFRAKEKVVLPEADIIIDALLGTGFSGELRPFAHGIVEAINAATNSFIFAVDVPSGLNGLTGHPQPVAVQAHMTVTFEEAKIGLALPQADAYTGTLVVAHIGIPGEVKYKHPATHQLISDNALEFIPMPSPAMHKGSSGHVLLVGASKGLTGALHLAGISALRAGAGLVTMACPDGLATEVKGGKPELMTKGLGSGDQWNDQMIAELLPELEKYDALVIGPGLGRDKGALDLVEAVVKHGHPPAVYDADALYAFAERPHLLKIIAENSILTPHPGEMARMIGSTIPEVEADRIGAARKFSESSRTLLVLKGAGTIIGSPDGQIAVSPISAPNLAAAGSGDILAGMCGSLLARGIHPMQSGCIGVYWHGLAGQYLADKFPYRGNIATEIADALPQVLKEELC, from the coding sequence ATGTTCACACCGCTTCCTACTCCTAAAGAAATGTCCAATTGGGACAGAGTGACCATCAATGAAATAGGCATCAAGGGCGAAATCCTCATGGAAAACGCCGGACGCGAGGCTGTTTTTGCCCTGCTTAAAGGTTATGGCGATGTGTACGGCAAAAAAATCCTGATCATCGCCGGATCAGGCAACAACGGCGGCGACGGCTTTGTCATGGGCCGCATGCTGGCGGATATGGGCGCGGAAGTGCTCATCATGCACACGGCTCCCAAGGGCAAATACAAAGGCGACGCCGCATACATGCTCAAGGTTGCCGCACGGCTGGGCGTGAATATGAAATTTTTCCGGGCAAAGGAAAAAGTCGTGCTCCCTGAAGCTGATATCATAATAGATGCCCTACTCGGGACCGGATTTTCCGGGGAACTGCGGCCCTTTGCCCACGGAATCGTTGAAGCGATCAATGCTGCCACAAACAGTTTTATTTTTGCAGTGGATGTTCCTTCGGGATTGAACGGCCTGACCGGACATCCTCAGCCTGTTGCCGTACAGGCCCATATGACCGTAACTTTTGAAGAAGCCAAGATTGGGCTTGCCCTGCCGCAGGCGGATGCGTACACAGGCACTTTAGTGGTCGCTCACATCGGCATTCCGGGTGAAGTGAAATACAAGCATCCGGCCACGCATCAATTAATCAGTGACAACGCGCTGGAATTCATTCCCATGCCCTCCCCGGCCATGCATAAAGGCAGTTCCGGGCATGTGCTGTTGGTCGGTGCGTCTAAAGGCCTTACCGGGGCACTGCATCTGGCCGGAATTTCCGCCCTACGCGCGGGAGCCGGACTGGTGACCATGGCTTGCCCGGACGGTCTGGCAACTGAAGTGAAAGGCGGCAAACCGGAACTGATGACTAAAGGGCTTGGTTCAGGCGATCAGTGGAATGATCAAATGATCGCGGAACTGCTCCCGGAGCTTGAAAAATATGACGCGCTGGTAATCGGCCCGGGACTGGGACGCGATAAGGGTGCGCTGGATCTGGTGGAAGCTGTGGTTAAACATGGCCATCCCCCTGCCGTGTATGATGCTGACGCCTTATATGCTTTTGCCGAGCGTCCGCACCTGCTGAAAATAATCGCAGAGAATTCCATCCTGACCCCGCATCCCGGTGAAATGGCCCGCATGATCGGCAGCACTATTCCTGAAGTTGAAGCTGACCGCATCGGCGCAGCGCGTAAGTTTTCCGAGTCAAGCAGAACCCTGCTGGTGCTCAAGGGTGCCGGAACGATCATCGGCAGCCCTGATGGACAGATTGCTGTCTCGCCAATATCTGCGCCGAACCTTGCTGCAGCCGGATCCGGTGATATTCTTGCCGGAATGTGCGGAAGTTTGCTGGCAAGAGGAATTCATCCTATGCAAAGCGGATGTATCGGGGTATACTGGCATGGACTGGCAGGACAGTATCTGGCTGATAAATTTCCGTATCGCGGAAATATCGCAACAGAAATAGCGGATGCGCTCCCCCAAGTGCTCAAGGAGGAACTATGCTGA